In one window of Plasmodium berghei ANKA genome assembly, chromosome: 14 DNA:
- a CDS encoding bromodomain protein, putative encodes MDLTDSFLNIENNDLKRKDNAYIYLNEKGGNITLNNMNKSGQELTEKKKKNNTLGLNQENLLLKILKNNELIWKKKEDRRKFLSKQNLINSNDHNNKTKHNDINTHMCNGYLPAYVKENENVFYKTSYELYNMIKYQNIDKCYKTDNLINFYNDQNILNYKKIKRKNENKNKYYIDKNNVHSNDLESNILSFESNNFSSNYLLESFNNKLVNNYINIHNTDYIEIQDIFDESKLNNVKNKNLCFYKNVDLKKFIKNENNYMNEFMNPPKKKNNIYSQHLKENQIHSKNEINNNPHTDEIGKNIDNISIYEENSQIDIINNNIYHNDVHDYIPNNLNDNFIDEIKSDQNKFEEYKNNISDNILDFDLDKEFHFNDDSLGGKYNKNENEKDKIETLECELIFSEKDSSKFSDKNDSLMDIINDYNEEEIGYGKKQQIEIAFENVNDDANEVVNVNDFIDIEFLDKKEKITDLKNSDEISEQISDFFFDGEKKEKLKLEDEYCKNDDDKYISNYELNKSNINDNILIMNDVEGGNINGDKDDVENVNNVYSQINEEHEIIKDFDLNKEKTDFYNSVVYSFGNNYNNKDNYTHLKQNNNDHNIFKNIYQEYYHSINNDNLKSEIELFGNHIINNSYIFMLLNYKYIKNYNYNNSIYPFNSDDYTNYIFKNRNLDKNILQNENIIQEIFGTNDDKYPQKNNKLKKKIKNRSSLKHMQNIYHNSLFSDPHLLKNMKSSILRNKNTNIIQNENHIINPCDINKNTNLVNKLNENVVIDTNRHINNSNIIKDSQNIDHNNGNNILDSDKNKIISNMIKHKGNYNHEENDDECSEHFNEKYYHTYHYVNNNKLLKKKKKNEMFYMDFNTYLDIDHNNMNRQKESKIYLGNFTKIMNEFKMADIQYNENYIFDKLNEKLLHEVEKNDYISYMLRNIFLKEKKYSDILLKCLIYKPDEYQNVGTINFHNNILNEKEETYRIINKKTSNLSNIDEEGVLTTLEKMKKTNKIIKFDDSYFINNKKNRLECAENILKKTKNIIFFSHLKLDNYYKKNNPHEIENMILSYNNVYVNSQMTKDYYYSFELSNKKGVIAFSRFHKLDFRTGIHKYYHEYKKSKMILNDDFNKFHELENLEEIDGADKDDEAEDAVPWGWKNIEKNYLAQKDENLIISSYWNYIIPEVAKTHSYFNHPINKFFKLGNRQNIKNSKHLSICSIDKYENANKYFNGNNKNYYIRKTFKNIVNILNNENFNFDSHILDAWAIEKAYDHSIFDEDDGNENINIDNNINGKTDNHAFFFYNNSCLLLNDDSPLIILEYVEKDPFIILKLGMNSKINHYFTTKDDESLYSLEYKNKLKKYIEPFGEINVIKDYINYFGVPIKIKKQNQKLTFIENEIFKALLFTIPVYSMHKENDDYSIFDEPSQAINEHLVDVNHFQKNDMFKNVENINHSDNVFIENQQNINSFNSGEKSIHNEHIHTNSEIKNYSNIQNESTAKHSINEKNHHSNIPNSNDKDDSNMFYNTDFLLIRNISNNGKKYYIKPFYVDIKICKNIKENNGIINCIGNNINNSNKHNDQYENQMNKSDQYKTNNYNKNDLNHFEEIENMEKYNSNNIYVENINNQYREGNENYLNINYTNCIFYNVGFLDMHVSTYNPFYKKYIDEKRNYIRSWLIKLITKHQIKDSKKIKEILKTKLNTFINDKDINAIVKSVDINFILSKEYRDDRNNKNSYKSKNVCILECIYHFIQLYKYEGINFKNILENQEKLNKIIFLLNIEKERANNNIINIKKKMKIIYDKYCYKSEAKSIQFSLNKEDIYIDMIDNYHYVGSHFYDKNLINYFLYIRYLISCSPWNILKDYSTNLSTSKYSNNNNNNNTKQEIGRKKKTIYNKKYDSLNKKKKKNKLKNTQQKLKIRKNKYQFYYDQKDNDTTSNATSNDNDQINNIYSDDNFERYDKKNLRKKKKKNLNQYRKRELKNKQDSDIFEMIDEENKEEKIYHKKKKNNKVNKGENSFSELSDFSFSEEDNDESADDDKHSNSSNDEKRKKNKNKNDGDNKKKNKKNYSYAFYLFNHIICNEKIQQKIGNKKNSIDNSNYNDASICKNNAYLKKQKYQQNLKYKGRNSVQNIFFQKNETKKKGYTNFAKDNKGYTFHGKGKYNFSYFNANKRMSKGKDEFKNETQIENTKKNSYNELSGIEEYDEEINKYDQDINKKENKKEHGNYYLINNTFNLARKDKGKKKYMKYLENYQNLKNKQIRETQNYVDEFNNKEITQNINFINIYRVIEYLSGKDIINILLNVGFSMINIKKMNRNDQINKLRKYIENGTITNQNKIIYITMIKKIILEQFKNLHFPVYLKYNNNVLYLNEKKITSFFNNVDELNKLTNNTITHSGDINIKRTKKVEKNRVKLIKDFFKESINDDSACSSDMGTSSGSDSQLGGGLHDNEIGKKKKKNEFFDDESEEEEEEKKELEIIREMQAKNNNIEDNENNYKLIHCLKWTRIYIRKRDNSMSIYEFTESGENYGNIDADLRADNYENNYKECEINPNKNYKFEIMKKRKEILLKNSFKGVEKYITSENNYIENVQTLYIYGKKNIETFLKWKHFRTLIKKYFTLMQNKESEQRNLDAVEINQLNPKKNGDDSYTYNDQITINDNILFNNGIVKKRKYKKHKKKNLETPESFKTIINIFPTVGDDIKHWNTDKKYSEQNNLKTEKKKLKDKFTHGNEYAKNKDTKKKNIYDLSGDNNGKIINKKFMNTNYSINIKKNNKRYRQNTTLKRKDKNIYNNNAKSNLSISKNRKGGKLQSNQKSYNNATNNEHQNKKWEINREEYDRQIKDDEYNMIDSGKKKSNIKCSDVEDENDRKKKKRKKDKYYNEDKKGKHISNADEYMNKANSTTEKYIRCSSMVSENSVNLNARIDKNPDESSRTKLKKGNTYNNIKEIIENFNEKLLTIMKDISQVLNYKAFLNQVNETYAPMYYSVIKKPMYINKIIFRCKKRKYNNLSLFIDDVYLIVTNCKLYNTPTSVSAYLREIVDNMFLDIFNKIKGDDNLQNYNSILIDHFYKNKHFNNTWESINMEQSDLFNNSELSISKTNDLSINNIQQENLSSNFIPSIDTSRNYNNTMDTDFNLNTMFANFNSSNFHNMESDTSMNKLKDEHDNTKE; translated from the coding sequence ATGGATTTAACTGATTCTTTTctaaatatagaaaataatgatttaaaaagaaaagataatgcatatatatatttgaatgAAAAGGGAGGAAATATAACcctaaataatatgaacaaGTCAGGTCAGGAATTgactgaaaaaaaaaaaaaaaacaatactTTGGGGTTAAATCAGGAAAATTTGttactaaaaatattaaaaaataatgaattgatatggaaaaagaaagaaGATAGAAGGAAATTTTTAAGCAAACAAAACTTAATTAACAGCAACgatcataataataaaacaaaacataatgatataaatacgCACATGTGTAATGGCTATTTACCTGCATATGTTAAGGAAAACgaaaatgtattttataaaacCTCTTATGAACTTtataatatgataaaatatcaaaatatagaCAAATGCTACAAAACagataatttaataaatttttataatgatcaaaatatactaaattataaaaaaataaagagaaaaaatgaaaataaaaataaatattatatagacaaaaataatgtacACTCTAACGATTTAGAATCGAATATTCTAAGTTTCGAGTCAAATAACTTTTcttcaaattatttattagaaagttttaataataaattagtAAATAATTACATTAACATTCATAATACAGATTATATTGAAATTCAAGATATATTTGATGAAAgcaaattaaataatgttaaaaataaaaatttatgtttttataaaaatgtagatttaaaaaaatttataaaaaatgaaaataattatatgaatgaATTTATGAATCcaccaaaaaaaaaaaataacatttatTCACAACACTTAAAAGAAAATCAAATTCATtctaaaaatgaaataaataataatccaCACACTGATGAaataggaaaaaatatagacaatataagtatatatgaagaaaattCTCAAATCgacataataaataataacatatatcATAATGATGTCCATGATTATATTCCcaataatttaaatgataattttattgacgaaataaaatcagatcaaaataaatttgaggaatataaaaataatattagtgataatatattagatTTTGATTTAGATAAAGAATTTCATTTTAACGACGATAGTTTGGGTggtaaatataataaaaacgaaaatgaaaaagataaaattgAAACATTAGAATGTGAGCTTATATTTTCTGAAAAGGATAGCAGTAAATTTAGTGACAAAAATGACAGTTTGATGGATATTATAAATGACTACAACGAGGAAGAAATAGGGtatggaaaaaaacaacaaaTTGAAATCGCATTTGAAAATGTAAACGACGATGCAAATGAAGTTGTAAATGTAAATGATTTTATAGATATAGAATTCCTTGacaaaaaggaaaaaataactgATCTTAAAAACAGTGATGAAATATCTGAACAAATTAGcgactttttttttgatggtgaaaaaaaagaaaaattaaaattagaAGATGAATATTGCaaaaatgatgatgataaatatatatcaaactATGAATTGAATAAaagtaatataaatgataacaTACTTATTATGAATGATGTTGAAGGGGGCAATATAAATGGCGATAAAGATGATGtagaaaatgtaaataatgtttattcgcaaataaatgaagaacacgaaattataaaagattttgatttaaacaaagaaaaaacCGATTTTTACAATTCCGTTGTTTATTCATTTGGCAATaattacaataataaagataattATACGCATCTAaagcaaaataataatgatcacaatatttttaaaaatatatatcaagaatattatcatagtataaataatgataactTAAAAAGTGAAATTGAACTATTTGGaaatcatataataaataacagttatatatttatgctcttaaattataagtacataaaaaattataactaTAATAATTCAATTTATCCATTTAATAGTGATGATTacacaaattatatttttaaaaatagaaatttggataaaaatattttacaaaatgaaaatataattcaaGAAATTTTTGGAACAaatgatgataaatatccacaaaaaaataataaattaaaaaaaaaaataaaaaatcgaTCAAGTTTAAAGCAtatgcaaaatatatatcacaattctttattttctgaTCCACAtcttttgaaaaatatgaaatcGTCTATCCttagaaataaaaacactaatataattcaaaatgaaaatcatataataaatccttgtgatataaataaaaatactaatttagttaataaattaaatgaaaatgttgTAATTGATACAAATagacatataaataattccaATATTATCAAAGATAGTCAAAATATAGATCATAATAATGGaaacaatattttagattctgataaaaataaaataatttctaATATGATAAAACATAAAGGTAATTATAATcatgaagaaaatgatgatgaaTGTTCTGAGcattttaatgaaaaatattatcatacATATCATTAtgtgaataataataaattattaaaaaaaaaaaaaaaaaatgaaatgtTTTATATGGATTTTAATACATATCTAGATATTgatcataataatatgaatagaCAAAAAgaatcaaaaatatatttaggAAATTTTACTAAAATTATGAATGAATTTAAAATGGCTGATATtcaatataatgaaaattatatttttgataaacTAAATGAGAAGCTATTACATGAAgtcgaaaaaaatgattatatttcatatatgttaagaaatatttttttaaaagaaaaaaaatattcagatattcttttaaaatgtttaatttataaaccTGATGAATATCAAAACGTAGGGACAATAAActttcataataatattttaaatgaaaaagaagaaacttatcgaattattaataaaaaaacttcTAATTTATCTAATATTGATGAAGAAGGTGTTTTAACAActttagaaaaaatgaaaaaaacaaataagattattaaatttgatgatagttattttattaacaacaaaaaaaatagattAGAATGTgctgaaaatattttaaaaaaaacaaaaaatataatatttttctcacatttaaaattagataattattataaaaaaaataatcctcatgaaattgaaaatatgattctatcatataataatgtatatgTCAACAGTCAAATGACAAAggattattattatagttTTGAGTTATCCAATAAAAAAGGTGTAATAGCTTTTTCGAGATTTCATAAGCTCGATTTTAGAACAGgcatacataaatattatcatgaatataagaaatctaaaatgatattaaatgatgattttaacaaatttcACGAATTAGAAAATTTAGAAGAAATTGATGGGGCTGACAAGGATGACGAAGCTGAAGATGCAGTGCCATGGGGgtggaaaaatatagaaaaaaactatttggcacaaaaagatgaaaatttaattatttcgTCATATTggaattatattattcctGAAGTTGCTAAAACACACTCCTATTTTAACCACCcaataaacaaattttttaaattaggAAATCgtcaaaatattaaaaatagcaAACATCTTAGTATATGTAGTATAGacaaatatgaaaatgcaaataaatattttaatggaaataataaaaactattatattagaaaaacttttaaaaatattgtaaacattttgaataatgaaaattttaattttgattCCCACATTTTAGATGCATGGGCAATTGAAAAAGCATATGATCATTCCATATTTGACGAAGATGAtggaaatgaaaatataaacattgataataacataaatgGCAAAACAGATAACcatgctttttttttttataacaattCATGCTTACTATTAAATGATGATAGCCCATTAATCATTTTAGAATATGTTGAAAAAGAtccatttattatattaaaattaggAATGaatagtaaaataaatcacTATTTTACAACAAAAGATGATGAAAGTTTATATTCCcttgaatataaaaataaattaaaaaaatatatagaaccATTTGGTGAAATTAATGTTATAAAagattatattaattattttggtGTTcctattaaaattaaaaaacaaaatcaaaaacttacatttattgaaaatgaaatatttaaagcattattatttacaattCCTGTATATTCTATgcataaagaaaatgacGACTATTCCATATTTGACGAACCATCACAAGCAATAAATGAACATCTTGTTGATGTAAatcattttcaaaaaaatgacatgtttaaaaatgtggaaaatataaatcattctgataatgtttttattgaaaatcaacaaaatataaattcatttaattcTGGAGAAAAAAGCATACATAATGAACATATACATACAAACTcggaaataaaaaattattcaaaCATACAAAATGAAAGCACTGCTAAGCATAGCATAAATGAAAAGAATCATCATTCTAATATTCCAAATAGTAATGACAAAGATGATTctaatatgttttataataccgattttttacttataagaaatatatcaaataatggaaaaaaatattacatcAAGCCATTTTATGTCGATATAAAAAtctgtaaaaatataaaagaaaataatggaATCATAAATTGCAtaggaaataatataaacaattcGAACAAACATAATGATCAATATGAAAACCAAATGAATAAATCTGATCAATATAAAAccaataattataataaaaatgatttaaatcattttgaagaaatagaaaatatggagaaatataattcgaataatatatatgtagaaaatataaacaatcaATACAGAGAaggaaatgaaaattatttaaatattaattacacaaattgtatattttataatgttGGTTTTCTAGATATGCATGTAAGTACATATAAtccattttataaaaaatatatagatgaaaaaagaaattatataagAAGTTGGCTAATCAAATTAATAACAAAACATCAAATAAAAGacagtaaaaaaataaaagaaatattaaaaacaaaattaaatacatttataaatgataaagatATTAATGCAATTGTAAAATCAGTcgatataaattttattttaagtAAAGAATACAGAGATGATagaaataacaaaaattcatataaatcGAAAAATGTTTGTATATTAGAAtgtatttatcattttatacaattatataaatatgaaggaataaattttaaaaatattttagaaaatcaagaaaaattaaataaaattatttttcttttaaatatagaaaaagaaagagctaataataacattattaatattaaaaaaaaaatgaaaattatttatgacAAATATTGTTATAAATCAGAAGCTAAGTCTATacaattttctttaaataaagaagatatatatattgatatGATAGACAATTATCATTATGTTGGTTctcatttttatgataaaaatcttattaattattttctatatattagATATCTTATATCTTGCTCCCCTtggaatatattaaaagattATTCAACCAACCTGTCTACTTCGAAATATAGTAACAacaacaataataataatacaaaacaGGAAATAggtcgaaaaaaaaaaacgatatataataaaaaatatgattctttgaataaaaagaaaaagaaaaacaaacttaaaaatacacagcaaaaattaaaaataagaaaaaataaatatcaattttattatgatCAAAAAGACAATGATACTACTTCGAATGCAACTAGCAATGATAATGaccaaattaataatatttatagtgatgataattttgaaaggtatgataaaaaaaatttgagaaaaaaaaaaaaaaaaaatttgaatcAATATAGAAAAAGGGAATTGAAGAATAAACAAGATAGtgatatttttgaaatgattgatgaagaaaataaggaagaaaaaatatatcataaaaaaaaaaaaaataataaagtaaATAAGGGAGAAAACAGTTTTAGTGAACTTAGTGATTTTAGCTTTAGTGAAGAAGATAATGATGAAAGTGCCGATGATGATAAACATAGCAATAGTtcaaatgatgaaaaaaggaaaaaaaataaaaataaaaatgatggcgataataaaaaaaaaaacaaaaagaaCTATTCCTATGCTTTTTACCTATTTAATCACATTATATGTAACGAAAAAATACAACAAAAaattggaaataaaaagaattCTATAGACAATAGCAATTACAATGATGCATcaatttgtaaaaataacgcttatttaaaaaaacaaaaatatcaaCAAAACTTGAAATATAAAGGAAGAAATTCtgtacaaaatattttttttcaaaaaaatgaaacaaaaaaaaaaggatatACAAACTTTGCAAAAGATAATAAAGGATATACTTTTCATGGAAAAGGTAAATATAACTTCAGTTATTTTAATGCTAATAAACGTATGAGCAAAGGGAAAgatgaatttaaaaatgagaCTCAAATTgaaaacacaaaaaaaaattcatataacGAATTATCTGGAATTGAAGAATatgatgaagaaataaataaatacgATCAagatataaacaaaaaagaaaataaaaaagaacaTGGAAATTactatttaataaataacacATTTAATTTGGCTAGAAAAgataaaggaaaaaaaaaatatatgaaatatttagaaaattatcaaaacctaaaaaataaacaaattcgAGAAACACAAAATTATGTTGAcgaatttaataataaagaaattacacaaaacataaattttataaatatttatagagTTATAGAATATTTAAGTGGAAAGgatattattaacattCTTTTAAATGTTGGATTTAgtatgataaatattaaaaaaatgaatagaaatgatcaaataaataaattgagGAAATATATCGAAAATGGAACTATAACAAatcaaaacaaaattatatatattacaatgattaaaaaaattattttagagcagtttaaaaatttacattttccagtatatttaaaatataataataatgttttatatttaaatgagaaaaaaataacaagtttttttaataacgTTGATGaactaaataaattaacTAATAATACTATTACACATTCTGGGGATATAAACATTAAACGAACAAAAAAAGTAGAAAAGAATAGAGTGAAATTAATTAaagatttttttaaagaatcAATTAATGATGATTCTGCATGTTCATCAGATATGGGTACATCTTCGGGTTCAGATTCACAATTAGGAGGTGGTTTACATGATAACgaaattggaaaaaaaaaaaaaaaaaatgaattttttgaTGATGAATCagaagaagaagaagaagaaaaaaaagaattagaAATTATAAGAGAAATGCaagcaaaaaataataatatagaagataatgaaaataattataaattaattcatTGCCTAAAATGGActagaatatatattagaaaaCGTGACAACTCTATGAGTATTTATGAATTTACTGAATCTGGAGAAAATTATGGAAATATAGATGCAGATTTACGAGCtgataattatgaaaacaACTACAAAGAATGTGAAATAAATCctaacaaaaattataaatttgaaataatgaaaaaaagaaaagaaattttattaaaaaattcattcAAAGGTGTTGAGAAATATATCACCagtgaaaataattatattgaGAATGTACAaactttatatatttatggaaaaaaaaatattgaaacttttttaaaatggaAACATTTTAGAACcctgataaaaaaatattttactcTTATGCAAAATAAAGAATCAGAACAGAGAAATTTAGATGCAGTAGAAATAAATCAATTGaatccaaaaaaaaatggagatgattcatatacatataacgATCAAATAACTATTAAcgataatatattatttaacaatggaattgttaaaaaaagaaaatataaaaaacataaaaaaaaaaatttagaaacCCCTGAAAGTTTTAAaactattattaatatattcccAACTGTAGGAGATGACATAAAACATTGGAATactgataaaaaatattctgaACAAAATAATCTAAAAacagagaaaaaaaaattaaaagataaatttACACATGGTAATGAATAtgctaaaaataaagatacaaaaaaaaaaaacatatatgaTTTATCTGGGGataataatggaaaaataattaataaaaaatttatgaatacaaattattctataaatatcaaaaaaaataataaacgaTACAGACAAAACACAACATTAAAACGTAaggataaaaatatatataataataatgcaaAAAGCAACTTATCAATAAGCAAAAACAGAAAAGGTGGAAAATTACAATCCAATCAAAagtcatataataatgctACAAATAACGAAcaccaaaataaaaaatgggaaATCAATAGAGAAGAGTATGATAGACAAATAAAAGACgatgaatataatatgatTGATTctgggaaaaaaaaaagtaatattAAATGCTCAGATGTAGAGGATGAAAAtgatagaaaaaaaaaaaaaagaaagaaagacaaatattataatgaaGATAAAAAAGGCAAACATATTAGTAATGCTGAtgaatatatgaataaagcTAATTCAACAactgaaaaatatattcgaTGTTCTAGTATGGTATCAGAAAATAGTGTAAATTTAAATGCACGCATTGATAAAAATCCTGATGAATCAAGCCGAacaaaattgaaaaaaggaaatacgtataataatataaaagaaataatcgaaaattttaatgaaaaactATTAACAATTATGAAAGATATATCACAagtattaaattataaagcatttttaaatcaaGTTAACGAAACATATGCACCTATGTATTATAgtgttataaaaaaaccaatgtatataaataaaataattttccgatgtaaaaaaagaaaatataataatctAAGCTTATTTATTGATgatgtatatttaatagTAACGAATTGTAAACTTTATAATACTCCCACTTCAGTTAGTGCATACTTGCGTGAAATTGTTGATAATATGTTTcttgatatatttaacaaaataaaaggaGATGATAActtacaaaattataattccATTTTAATAGAccatttttacaaaaataaacatttcAACAATACATGGGAAAGTATAAATATGGAACAAAGTGATTTATTTAACAATTCAGAATTAAGTATTAGCAAAACAAATGACTTatcaattaataatatacaacAAGAAAATTTATCAAGCAATTTTATACCCTCAATTGATACGAGCAGAAATTACAATAATACTATGGATACagattttaatttaaataccATGTTTGCAAATTTTAATAGCAGTAATTTTCACAATATGGAGTCTGATACAAGCATGAACAAATTGAAAGATGAACATGATAACACTAAGGAATAG